Within the bacterium genome, the region AAGGCTCAATCCGAACGTTCCGATCTTCAGGCTCTCCTGCAAGACAGGTGACGGCTTGGACAAATGGCTGGAATGGCTCGGAACGCAGGGAACTGGGAACGGAATATAAAGGCAGAAAGCAGAAAACGAATCACGATTTCCGGTTTACTGCTTATTGCATACAGCTTAGAGCTTAGAGCTTAGAGGTAATGTCAAAAAAAGAAATATCGATAATAGGCGGCGGGGCCTCGGGGATAATGGCGGCCATTGCCGCCGCCAGGGGCGGGGCCAAAGTGCGGCTATGGGAGAAGGACCACTCCCTGGGCCGCAAACTTTTAGCCACCGGCAACGGACGCTGCAATTTCAGCAACCGCGACCTGGCTCCAAAACACTTCCACGCCCAGGTTCCGGCGGTGACTGACATGGTGCTGTCGCAGTTTGAACTGCAGCAGACCCTGGAATTTTTCCATGAACTGGGGATAGAATATTACTGCGATGCCCGGGGCCGTTATTTCCCCAGATCCAACGAGGCTCCC harbors:
- a CDS encoding NAD(P)/FAD-dependent oxidoreductase, whose translation is MSKKEISIIGGGASGIMAAIAAARGGAKVRLWEKDHSLGRKLLATGNGRCNFSNRDLAPKHFHAQVPAVTDMVLSQFELQQTLEFFHELGIEYYCDARGRYFPRSNEAP